The Oceanispirochaeta sp. M1 genomic interval TCGATCAGCTGGGCGGAAAGGGGTTTATCTCCCATATGGATATCATCGGGGTAGGCGACTACAACAGGTTCATCTCCGATAAGAGGCGCTGCCTGCAGGAGGGCATGGCCGGTTCCCATCATCTCCATCTGTCTGATAAAGGCAAAACGGGCATTTCCGGGAGTAATGGATTCAAGCTTGGCCGTGGCGCCTTCTTTTTTGAAAACGGACTCGAGTTCTATTTCTCTGTCAAAAAAATCTTCGAGAACTTTTTTTCTTCGGGAAGATATGATGATAATATCTTTAATACCCGACTGAATAAATTCCTCAATGATAAAGGAAATAGAGGGTTTATTGATTAGGGGAAGCATTTCTTTAGGGATAGTTTTTGTTACAGGTAGGAAACGTGTTCCGTAACCTGCGGCGACAATTATACCTTTCATGGTGTAAACTCCTGAAGAGGATTAGACTTTGACTGCATTATGGTCTGAGGAGGATGAAAAAATCAACAGAAGATATCTAAGCATCATCATTCTTATTCTCTCTCTCCTTAGTCTGACTGCCTGTTCCGTACTGGATCCTCTACGTCTTACAGTTGAGAATGACAGGCAGACTATCATGGAAGAGATCCTCAAGCGGAACCGTGTTTATACGGTGCGCAGCAGTGATGAAGATATTCTGATTGATCTTCTGAATGAACCTGATCCGCAGATCCGTCAGGCAGTTGTCCGTCTGATAGAACAGAATCCCTCACAGCCCCTCTATGATGCTCTGATTACGGCAGTTTCTGATGATAGTGATAATGTATCAGCTGAGGCCCAGAGAGTCCTCATGGACCAATGGGAGGATTCATATAAAGCTGTTTTAAGAGGGTTGAACTCAAGCAAATCAAAAACTCTCTATACTTCAATTGATCTTATTCGAAAAAAAGAGAGTCAGGATGTTTCGGTATATCTTTTAACTCTTTTCAGTGATCCCCGTCCCACTGTCCGGGCCAGCGCATCCAGAGGATTCGTTGCATTGAATGAGTATGAGCATCCCTGGTTTCAGACTCTGCTGCAGAGTCCTCAGCCCCTTGTGAGGCAGACCGCAGTAGAGACTCTTCCCCGTTTTAAAAATCCTGAAATTATTCCTTCTCTTATAGGATTTATACTGGACCCCGTTCCTGATATCCGGACAGCGGCGATTTTCGGAATATCCGAGTTTGACCGAAAAGCTCTTCCGGCTCTTCATGAGACCATGAGGTTTACAGCTAATAAAGAATTACGCCTGAGTGTTCTTGAACTAATTGATGGAATTCTGGAGCCTGAGAGTATACCCGTCCTGGTTGATCTCCTCAGTGATGAAGATGCTTTGATTGCAGCAAAATCTGCAGAGGTACTGTACCGCCAGGGGGGAGACTGTGTCCCCGAGCTTCTGGCCCGTATGCCTTTTATGGATACTGAGGCTCTTCTTCTCTCTTTTGATCTGATAAGACGTTTTCAGGATCAGAGAGGTCTTGTTCGTGTAATTGAGTATTTCGATTACGATGAATCTCTTATTCGTCTCAGTGCTGTTGAAACGGTACGCTCTTTCTCGGTAGATGCCTTTCCGGTTCTTGTTGATACTCTTGATTCCGGAACTGAGGAGATCAAGTATCAGGCTCTTCTGTTGCTTACTGAACAGTGGGCTTCTTCCCTGGTTTATGATTTTGACAAATCTGAATATCCCGTTAACCATATTTTTTATTTTTTTGAGACCCTGAGTCAGGAAGAGGTCATCACATTTTTAAATCATGTGGATCTGCCCAGTCGTAATCTTACTGCACTGAAAAACCTTTATGAAATTGAATTGAGTACAAGGCAGTATCAGGACATCAGAGGGATACGGAACAGGGAGTCTTACCCCTATCTTTTCTTTTACAAAGAGTGGGAGGATGCACTGATCTCGGCAGAGTTGAGCCGGCAGAGTTCCTTTACTTATATGCATTACTACTTTGACAGTGGAGAGGAAGCCTGGCTTACAGAGTCAAAACAACTCAGGGATACGGCGTCATTGTTTGAGCGTTCTGCTTCAACAGCCCGAGATTCTGCTCTACGCAGCGGTGCCCTTACAAGCAGGGAGGATGTGGCTCTGGTTTCCCGCTACCTGTATAACCGGCAGCAGTTGTCTGAAAGCTGGAGGGCTCTGACTTCAGATATTCAAAGCCTTGCTATGCTTATCTTTCTCCGTTATTCCCTGGATATTCAGACGGTAGTGAGAGATTATGATTATTTCAGAACCCTCCCGCGACAGAACGGTCCTATTCCTCAAAATCTTTAGTCCAGTTCTTTCTCTGGTGGTATCTTTTAGCTGACCCAGGATTCTATAAGAATCCG includes:
- a CDS encoding UTP--glucose-1-phosphate uridylyltransferase, giving the protein MKGIIVAAGYGTRFLPVTKTIPKEMLPLINKPSISFIIEEFIQSGIKDIIIISSRRKKVLEDFFDREIELESVFKKEGATAKLESITPGNARFAFIRQMEMMGTGHALLQAAPLIGDEPVVVAYPDDIHMGDKPLSAQLIDCYKETGCSVLATIHNPPNLERYGVLDLAEDKLHVKGMIEKPAAGQEPSKEVSIGRYLYTPEFFKYLEEGWEKHTGGEYYHLYALQKLMDQGKVIYKETEGERLDTGEPSGFLRATLRYAMQDPELRAIIKEEAAGL
- a CDS encoding HEAT repeat domain-containing protein, yielding MTALWSEEDEKINRRYLSIIILILSLLSLTACSVLDPLRLTVENDRQTIMEEILKRNRVYTVRSSDEDILIDLLNEPDPQIRQAVVRLIEQNPSQPLYDALITAVSDDSDNVSAEAQRVLMDQWEDSYKAVLRGLNSSKSKTLYTSIDLIRKKESQDVSVYLLTLFSDPRPTVRASASRGFVALNEYEHPWFQTLLQSPQPLVRQTAVETLPRFKNPEIIPSLIGFILDPVPDIRTAAIFGISEFDRKALPALHETMRFTANKELRLSVLELIDGILEPESIPVLVDLLSDEDALIAAKSAEVLYRQGGDCVPELLARMPFMDTEALLLSFDLIRRFQDQRGLVRVIEYFDYDESLIRLSAVETVRSFSVDAFPVLVDTLDSGTEEIKYQALLLLTEQWASSLVYDFDKSEYPVNHIFYFFETLSQEEVITFLNHVDLPSRNLTALKNLYEIELSTRQYQDIRGIRNRESYPYLFFYKEWEDALISAELSRQSSFTYMHYYFDSGEEAWLTESKQLRDTASLFERSASTARDSALRSGALTSREDVALVSRYLYNRQQLSESWRALTSDIQSLAMLIFLRYSLDIQTVVRDYDYFRTLPRQNGPIPQNL